Proteins from a genomic interval of Bradyrhizobium sp. CCBAU 53340:
- a CDS encoding adenylate/guanylate cyclase domain-containing protein, with amino-acid sequence MPKFLRIGLHQSNVSGYTSKAWCVRRVGTAVFLKWGAVEVQGAGKGRKVYWTHLPQEKTVRCGTVQRAQDYTRSAIARRRSHDYQPLTGAIATRRKSANGSAELKQALATILIVDIVGSTAKAAKLGDARWTKVMGLYYAAVRKELKSSRGKEVVTTGDGVLATFKAPAAGINCATAIKKAVRTLGLDIRVGLHAGEYTMSGGEMVGLAFHIGTRVAAKARSGEVLVSSAVKDLLASQSQIRLRDHGSHQLKGVPARWRLYRVED; translated from the coding sequence ATGCCCAAATTCCTTCGCATCGGCCTGCATCAGTCGAACGTATCAGGATACACATCGAAGGCGTGGTGCGTGCGGCGGGTCGGCACGGCGGTGTTCCTGAAATGGGGGGCCGTGGAGGTCCAGGGCGCCGGCAAGGGACGCAAGGTCTACTGGACGCATCTGCCGCAGGAGAAAACGGTCCGCTGCGGCACCGTGCAGCGCGCCCAGGACTACACCAGATCGGCGATCGCGCGGCGCCGCAGTCATGACTATCAACCGCTCACCGGCGCCATCGCGACCCGGCGCAAGTCTGCCAATGGCAGCGCGGAGCTCAAGCAGGCGCTTGCCACGATCCTGATCGTCGATATCGTCGGCTCCACGGCAAAAGCCGCAAAGCTCGGCGATGCGCGCTGGACCAAGGTGATGGGCCTTTATTACGCGGCGGTCCGGAAGGAATTGAAGTCTTCGCGCGGCAAGGAGGTCGTGACGACAGGTGACGGCGTGCTCGCGACCTTCAAGGCGCCGGCCGCCGGCATCAATTGCGCGACCGCGATCAAGAAGGCCGTGCGTACGCTCGGCCTCGATATCAGGGTGGGCCTGCACGCCGGCGAGTACACGATGAGCGGCGGCGAGATGGTCGGCCTCGCGTTCCACATCGGCACCCGCGTCGCTGCGAAGGCGCGCTCCGGCGAAGTCCTGGTTTCGAGCGCGGTGAAAGACCTGCTCGCATCGCAATCGCAGATCCGCCTCAGGGATCACGGCAGCCACCAGCTCAAGGGCGTGCCGGCGCGGTGGCGGCTGTATCGCGTGGAAGATTGA
- a CDS encoding adenylate/guanylate cyclase domain-containing protein — protein sequence MSAPDKLPAATQADSVVDWLTNGTRDQRFIDNIFAEMCIRLQQAGIPLKRSTLHVRIQHPQWLGARIMWSDGMREAEIGRVDFDVMGRPEYIGSPANEMFDGATEVREKLEQDPALGRKHALYAEMREKGLTDYVAWPLYHTLGKRHLITFATDRPGGFDDSHIAALKNVLPVLALVSEIRIKNRLARTLLETYVGTHAGELILAGATRRGTGTTVRAAIMICDLRDFTKISDNWPRDDVIDLLNDYFDAMSDPIARHGGEILKFIGDGLLAIFPLDQPNACANLLRAVTEARQAMAALNERNTSTGRAPLNYGIGVHVGDVMYGNIGSTTRLDFTVIGPAVNMASRLEALTKQIGKKVLLSRDFAELVDREFELERVGKHAVRGFSEPIELFAF from the coding sequence ATGAGCGCGCCAGACAAGCTTCCCGCAGCCACGCAAGCCGATAGCGTCGTCGACTGGCTGACCAACGGCACGCGCGACCAGCGCTTCATCGACAACATCTTCGCCGAGATGTGCATCCGCCTCCAGCAGGCAGGCATTCCGCTGAAGCGCTCGACGCTTCATGTGCGGATCCAGCACCCGCAATGGCTGGGGGCGCGGATCATGTGGTCCGACGGCATGCGTGAGGCCGAGATCGGGCGGGTCGATTTCGATGTGATGGGACGCCCCGAATATATCGGCAGCCCCGCCAACGAAATGTTCGACGGTGCAACCGAAGTGCGCGAGAAGCTGGAACAGGATCCGGCGCTCGGCCGCAAGCACGCCCTTTACGCCGAGATGCGCGAGAAGGGCCTGACCGACTATGTCGCCTGGCCGCTCTATCACACCCTCGGCAAGCGCCATCTCATCACCTTCGCGACCGACCGTCCCGGCGGCTTCGACGATTCGCATATCGCGGCGCTGAAGAACGTGCTGCCGGTGCTGGCGCTGGTCAGCGAGATCCGCATCAAGAATCGCCTGGCACGCACGCTGCTCGAGACCTATGTCGGCACCCATGCCGGCGAGCTGATCCTCGCCGGCGCGACGCGGCGCGGTACGGGCACGACGGTGCGCGCCGCGATCATGATTTGCGATTTGCGCGATTTCACCAAAATCTCGGACAACTGGCCGCGCGACGACGTCATCGATCTCCTCAACGACTATTTCGACGCGATGTCCGATCCGATCGCGCGGCATGGCGGCGAGATCCTGAAATTCATCGGCGACGGCCTGCTCGCCATCTTCCCGCTCGATCAGCCCAACGCCTGCGCCAATCTGCTGCGGGCCGTGACGGAGGCTCGCCAGGCCATGGCCGCGCTGAACGAGCGCAACACCAGCACGGGCCGCGCGCCGCTGAACTACGGCATCGGCGTCCATGTCGGCGACGTCATGTACGGCAATATCGGCTCGACCACCCGGCTCGACTTCACCGTGATCGGCCCCGCCGTCAACATGGCCTCCCGTCTCGAGGCGCTCACCAAGCAGATCGGCAAGAAGGTGCTGCTGTCACGCGACTTTGCCGAGCTGGTGGATCGGGAGTTCGAGCTGGAGCGGGTCGGCAAACATGCCGTGCGGGGTTTCAGCGAGCCGATCGAGCTGTTCGCGTTCTAG